In Primulina huaijiensis isolate GDHJ02 chromosome 16, ASM1229523v2, whole genome shotgun sequence, a single genomic region encodes these proteins:
- the LOC140961181 gene encoding protein phosphatase 2C and cyclic nucleotide-binding/kinase domain-containing protein-like isoform X2, whose product MGCVYSKSCIGELCSPGNDKANESGDVKTATEIAVFSPTHSDSQETETRDKLRQLGSTRDHEAHITRLSIVSAQFLPPEGSRTVKVPSCDYELRCSFLSQRGYYPDALDKANQDSFCIHTPFGTSPDDHFFGVFDGHGEFGAQCSQFVKQKLCENLLRNSRFHMDVVEACHAAFLTTNSQLHADMLDDSMSGTTAVTVLVRGRKLYVANTGDSRAIIGEKRGKDIVAVDLSIDQTPFRPDELERVKLCGARVLTLDQIEGLKNPDVQCWETEEGDDGDPPRLWVQNGMYPGTAFTRSIGDSIAEEIGVVANPEIVVMELTSNHPFFVIASDGVFEFLSSQSVVDMVAKYKDPRDACAEIVAESYRLWLQYETRTDDITVIVVHVNGLDDDAFGQPTKFDAFLRPPVPQVVEVTGSESPSLMNWRSKNRARNDISRARLRAIESSLGNGQLWAPSSPTHRKTWEEEAHIERALHDHFLFRKLTSSQCHVLLDCMQRVEVKAGEIVVKQGGEGDCFYVVGSGEFEVFAIQEEKNGEVPRVLQRYTAEKLSSFGELALMSNKPLQASVRSVTDGTLWALKREDFRGILIFTFRSVFH is encoded by the exons ATGGGTTGTGTCTATTCTAAGTCATGTATTGGTGAATTATGTTCTCCTGGAAATGATAAGGCGAATGAAAGTGGAGATGTGAAAACAGCAACTGAGATTGCTGTGTTTTCACCTACTCATTCAGATAGCCAAGAAACGGAGACCCGAGATAAGTTGCGTCAGTTAGGTTCGACCAGGGACCATGAAGCCCATATTACAAGGCTATCCATAGTGTCAGCTCAGTTCTTACCTCCCGAGGGATCACGCACTGTGAAAGTTCCATCGTGTGACTATGAATTACGGTGCTCGTTTCTATCTCAGAGAGGTTACTACCCTGATGCCCTTGATAAAGCCAACCAAGACAGTTTTTGCATTCATACACCATTTGGGACTAGCCCAGATGATCATTTCTTCGGAGTGTTTGACGGACATGGTGAATTTGGAGCTCAATGCTCACAGTTTGTGAAGCAGAAGTTGTGTGAAAATTTGCTTAGGAATAGTAGGTTTCACATGGATGTAGTTGAAGCTTGTCATGCTGCATTCTTGACAACAAATTCGCAGCTGCATGCTGACATGCTTGATGATAGCATGAGTGGAACAACTGCAGTTACAGTGCTAGTTCGTGGCAGGAAACTTTATGTTGCAAATACAGGTGACTCAAGGGCAATCATAGGTGAGAAACGGGGGAAGGATATTGTAGCTGTTGACCTTTCCATTGATCAAACACCTTTTCGACCCGACGAACTAGAACGGGTGAAACTCTGTGGTGCTAGAGTTCTCACATTGGATCAGATTGAAGGACTCAAAAATCCAGATGTTCAGTGTTGGGAAACTGAAGAAGGCGATGATGGTGATCCTCCTAGATTATGGGTGCAAAATGGAATGTACCCGGGTACAGCTTTTACCAGAAGTATTGGTGATTCTATAGCTGAGGAAATAGGCGTCGTTGCAAACCCAGAAATTGTTGTTATGGAGTTGACATCAAATCATCCTTTCTTCGTGATTGCCAGTGATGGTGTCTTTGAGTTTCTTTCAAGCCAATCTGTAGTGGACATG GTTGCAAAGTACAAGGACCCTCGTGATGCTTGTGCTGAAATTGTTGCCGAGTCATATCGTCTTTGGTTACAATATGAAACTCGTACTGATGACATTACTGTGATAGTGGTGCATGTAAATGGGTTGGATGAT GATGCATTTGGCCAACCAACAAAGTTTGATGCCTTTTTAAGACCCCCTGTACCTCAAGTGGTTGAGGTCACGGGATCTGAGTCTCCATCTCTTATGAACTGGAGATCAAAAAATCGTGCAAGGAATGATATATCCCGTGCACGACTTCGTGCTATTGAAAGTTCTCTAGGAAATGGGCAGTTGTGGGCTCCTTCATCCCCAACTCACAGAAAGACTTGGGAAGAAGAA GCTCACATTGAACGGGCCTTGCATGatcattttcttttcagaaAACTTACAAGCTCTCAGTGTCATGTTTTGTTGGACTGTATGCAAAGAGTTGAGGTTAAGGCAGGAGAGATTGTGGTTAAGCAG GGTGGAGAAGGTGATTGCTTTTATGTTGTTGGCAGTGGAGAATTTGAGGTGTTTGCAATTCAG GAAGAGAAAAATGGAGAAGTTCCTAGGGTGTTACAACGCTATACTGCAGAAAAATTATCTTCTTTTGGAGAGCTGGCATTGAT GTCCAACAAGCCCCTCCAAGCTTCTGTTCGGTCGGTGACCGATGGTACTCTCTGGGCACTTAAAAGAGAAGATTTTAGAGGAATTCTTAT ATTCACTTTTAGAAGTGTCTTTCACTGA